The proteins below are encoded in one region of Sporosarcina sp. FSL K6-1508:
- a CDS encoding YpmS family protein yields the protein MNRWKIGFFVLAGIIAAAIAAVIVLIGSSAESEPLPKMKAADPSDHVLTVTATKEDFEGIANTYIQKAVKGEPLPVTMEVGEDVVLFSEMTVFSYTLPVIMHFDPIVREDGNLILKQSSMEIGQLNIPPSTVLKILRDSVKLPPWMIVRPKEEELFIDLSEIPVSGDLQVKAKTFNLADDEIILEIIVPKE from the coding sequence ATGAATCGATGGAAAATTGGTTTTTTTGTACTTGCAGGAATTATCGCAGCAGCCATTGCGGCAGTGATAGTACTTATCGGATCTTCCGCGGAATCGGAACCGCTTCCGAAAATGAAAGCGGCGGACCCGTCAGACCATGTTCTGACAGTGACGGCGACTAAGGAAGATTTTGAAGGAATTGCAAATACGTATATTCAAAAAGCGGTAAAAGGTGAACCGCTTCCAGTAACGATGGAAGTCGGAGAAGATGTAGTCCTATTTTCGGAAATGACAGTGTTCTCCTATACATTGCCGGTCATTATGCATTTTGACCCGATTGTACGTGAAGACGGTAACTTAATATTGAAACAATCCTCGATGGAGATAGGTCAATTAAACATCCCTCCCTCGACTGTTTTAAAAATACTGCGGGATTCTGTGAAACTTCCTCCGTGGATGATTGTTCGTCCTAAGGAAGAGGAATTATTTATAGACCTTTCGGAAATCCCAGTCTCAGGCGATTTACAAGTAAAAGCAAAAACATTCAACTTGGCGGATGATGAGATTATCTTAGAAATAATAGTTCCTAAAGAATAG
- a CDS encoding GDSL-type esterase/lipase family protein, translating into MRRVFLFVIAFSLLLSGCQQIVIKKTGVFSERPEIAFTEWKIPGYFIPKKVHVIGLGDSLTQGVGDELKKEGYFGRVTGRMIEWKGVKDVDADNLAKRGRRSDQLIEKLGDFEIQTSVKNADLIFLTIGGNDIMKVVKANLFNLKTEPFYLELGKFESRLDELFTIIRDLNGDAIIIVAGLYNPFSIVTDESNEFEEIITDWNEAIEVRATMDGKSCFIPVIDLFDSNTDMVYHTDFFHPNAKGYDAMSGRYLEKLKECGLQELSGGELDM; encoded by the coding sequence ATGAGAAGAGTATTTTTGTTTGTGATCGCCTTCTCATTATTATTGTCCGGTTGCCAGCAAATTGTAATTAAAAAAACAGGTGTTTTTTCTGAGCGACCCGAAATCGCATTTACCGAATGGAAAATTCCCGGTTACTTCATTCCGAAAAAAGTCCATGTAATTGGTCTAGGGGATTCGTTGACACAGGGCGTCGGAGATGAATTGAAAAAAGAAGGTTATTTTGGGCGTGTTACCGGCAGGATGATTGAATGGAAGGGAGTTAAGGATGTCGATGCGGATAATTTGGCCAAGCGAGGTCGAAGAAGTGATCAGCTTATCGAAAAGCTTGGCGATTTCGAAATTCAAACGTCTGTAAAAAATGCGGATCTGATCTTTCTGACAATCGGTGGAAACGATATTATGAAAGTCGTTAAAGCAAACTTGTTTAATTTGAAGACAGAACCTTTTTATCTTGAACTTGGTAAGTTTGAAAGCAGGCTCGATGAATTATTTACGATAATTCGAGATTTGAATGGCGATGCGATCATTATTGTTGCCGGTTTATACAATCCATTTTCAATTGTGACAGATGAATCCAATGAGTTTGAAGAAATTATTACTGACTGGAATGAAGCGATTGAAGTCCGTGCAACCATGGATGGGAAGTCGTGTTTTATTCCTGTCATAGACCTGTTCGATTCAAATACGGACATGGTGTACCACACCGATTTCTTTCATCCGAATGCAAAGGGCTATGACGCGATGTCGGGACGTTACCTTGAAAAGCTGAAAGAATGCGGCTTGCAAGAATTATCGGGCGGGGAATTGGATATGTAG
- a CDS encoding DegV family protein yields MKKVYIVTDSTADLNEEDILKYGVHIVPLTIQIDGETYIDGVDIQAEEFIGMMKKSVELPKSSQPAAGVFKELYDKLGEDGSEIISIHMTGGMSGTVKSAQAAAEMTDSKVTVIDSMFISHALTFQVTEAAELAQQGKSVAEIIERLNAIRKNTTLFVVVDSLDNLVKGGRIGKGKAMIGSLLNIKPIATLQDGVYTPVAKARSHKQVVAHLFKVFKDETAGKLIRGVGISHANGLAMGEPLKKLIQDFGIKDVKLTFTAPIISTHTGEGAIGFMYYAE; encoded by the coding sequence ATGAAAAAAGTCTATATTGTCACGGATTCAACAGCTGATTTAAATGAAGAGGATATCCTTAAATATGGTGTCCATATTGTTCCGCTAACCATCCAGATTGACGGAGAAACATACATCGATGGTGTAGATATACAAGCCGAGGAATTTATTGGCATGATGAAAAAGTCCGTAGAACTACCGAAAAGTTCACAACCAGCGGCAGGTGTTTTCAAAGAGTTGTATGACAAACTCGGTGAGGATGGCAGTGAAATCATCTCTATACATATGACTGGAGGCATGAGCGGCACCGTGAAATCCGCCCAAGCAGCTGCCGAAATGACAGATTCAAAAGTGACTGTCATCGATTCGATGTTTATCTCACATGCGTTGACATTTCAAGTTACGGAGGCTGCGGAATTAGCCCAGCAAGGGAAATCTGTTGCAGAAATTATTGAACGTTTGAATGCGATTCGCAAAAATACAACACTTTTCGTTGTTGTCGACTCACTCGATAATCTTGTGAAAGGCGGCCGTATCGGCAAAGGAAAAGCGATGATCGGTTCCCTGTTAAATATTAAACCGATCGCAACCTTACAGGACGGTGTTTATACACCTGTCGCGAAAGCACGGAGTCATAAACAAGTCGTAGCTCATCTGTTCAAAGTTTTCAAAGATGAGACAGCCGGAAAGCTTATTCGCGGAGTCGGGATTTCGCACGCAAATGGGTTGGCAATGGGAGAACCATTGAAAAAATTGATCCAAGACTTTGGTATCAAAGATGTGAAACTTACATTTACGGCGCCGATTATCAGTACACACACCGGTGAAGGTGCGATAGGCTTCATGTATTACGCAGAATAA
- the trhA gene encoding PAQR family membrane homeostasis protein TrhA encodes MTVAFDFKNGREELWNAITHGIALLLSIPALVFLVLDAVRDGTVLHVVSYTIFGFSMLLLFLMSTLLHSMPIKFKHLFSILDHSAIYILIAGTYTPLLLITVKGVLGWTLFGIVWGLAIAGILFKVFFIHRFEFVSLIFYILMGWLIIIAIKPLYTHLTFTGFALLVTGGLLYTFGSIFYAWRRIPYNHAIWHLFVIAGSAAMYFCVLLYT; translated from the coding sequence ATGACAGTCGCATTTGATTTTAAAAATGGACGAGAAGAGTTGTGGAATGCAATTACACACGGTATTGCCCTTCTTCTTAGTATACCTGCACTTGTGTTTTTAGTACTTGATGCTGTTCGCGATGGTACTGTTCTCCATGTTGTCAGCTATACCATTTTCGGTTTTTCTATGCTCCTCTTATTCCTTATGAGTACACTGCTGCATAGTATGCCAATAAAGTTCAAACATTTGTTTTCCATATTGGATCACTCGGCCATTTATATCCTGATTGCTGGAACCTATACGCCGCTCCTTCTTATCACTGTAAAAGGAGTACTAGGTTGGACACTGTTTGGTATTGTTTGGGGTCTGGCCATTGCAGGTATTTTGTTCAAAGTGTTTTTCATTCATCGTTTTGAATTTGTGTCGCTCATCTTCTATATTCTAATGGGCTGGCTTATTATAATCGCTATCAAACCGCTGTATACCCATTTGACTTTCACAGGGTTCGCGCTACTCGTGACGGGTGGTTTGTTGTATACGTTCGGTTCGATTTTCTACGCATGGAGAAGGATCCCATACAACCATGCAATTTGGCATCTATTTGTTATTGCTGGCAGCGCCGCAATGTATTTCTGCGTCCTCTTGTATACATGA
- a CDS encoding dihydrofolate reductase, which translates to MISLLVAHDLNRVIGVNNDLPWHIPEDLAYFKKMSMGKAMVMGRKTYESIGRPLPGRLSIIVTRNESYTVEGAVVVHNLKDAIARAEEYAEEVMIIGGAEIFRTALEVADRLYITHIQKQYDGDTFFPSYGPEWKLISTSENHITEDGIPYSFLVYEKNN; encoded by the coding sequence ATGATTTCACTGCTTGTAGCCCATGACCTGAATAGGGTCATTGGTGTCAATAATGACTTACCGTGGCATATTCCAGAAGACCTTGCTTACTTCAAAAAGATGTCGATGGGAAAAGCAATGGTAATGGGACGTAAAACGTACGAATCGATCGGCAGGCCTTTGCCTGGACGGCTGAGTATCATCGTTACAAGAAATGAGTCTTATACAGTTGAAGGTGCTGTCGTCGTACACAATCTAAAAGATGCGATTGCTAGGGCGGAGGAATACGCAGAAGAAGTGATGATTATCGGTGGAGCGGAAATTTTCCGAACAGCTCTGGAAGTGGCAGATCGCCTCTACATTACGCATATTCAAAAACAGTACGACGGGGATACTTTTTTCCCTTCATACGGCCCTGAATGGAAGCTCATATCGACTTCGGAAAATCACATCACAGAAGACGGCATTCCTTATTCATTTCTCGTGTACGAAAAGAATAACTGA
- a CDS encoding thymidylate synthase — MKQYLELCKHVLETGEKKEDRTGTGTISVFGYQMRFDLNEGFPLMTTKRTAFRLISSELLWFLKGDTNVKTLIEDRNPIWDEWAFEQWATSLEYSGPDMTDFGRRASRDPEFAAVYKIEMDAFKKRVVEDDEFAAKYADLGPVYGKQWRSWSNGEQTIDQIANLIEGIKNNPDSRRHIVTAWNPSEVEEMALPPCHALFQFYVADGKLSCQLYQRSADIFLGVPFNIASYALLIHLIAHECGLGVGEFVHTLGDAHIYTNHINQVNEQLTREPRQLPTLKLNIEGKTIFELETQDIELENYEPHPKIKAPIAV, encoded by the coding sequence GTGAAACAGTATTTAGAATTATGTAAACATGTTCTTGAAACAGGTGAAAAAAAAGAAGACCGCACAGGTACAGGGACAATCAGCGTCTTTGGTTATCAGATGCGCTTCGATTTAAATGAAGGTTTTCCCCTTATGACAACGAAAAGAACGGCTTTCCGGCTTATTTCATCTGAATTGTTATGGTTTTTAAAAGGCGATACAAATGTCAAAACGCTCATTGAAGACCGCAATCCAATCTGGGATGAATGGGCTTTTGAACAATGGGCGACGAGTTTGGAATACAGTGGTCCAGATATGACCGACTTCGGACGCCGCGCTTCAAGAGATCCAGAGTTTGCGGCTGTCTATAAAATTGAAATGGATGCATTCAAAAAGCGTGTTGTGGAAGATGATGAATTTGCTGCGAAATATGCCGATCTGGGGCCGGTTTATGGCAAGCAGTGGCGTTCGTGGTCAAATGGAGAACAAACGATTGATCAAATTGCCAATTTGATTGAAGGTATTAAAAATAATCCTGATTCCCGCAGACATATTGTGACTGCATGGAACCCTTCTGAAGTTGAAGAAATGGCTTTGCCGCCGTGTCATGCATTATTTCAGTTTTATGTCGCGGATGGTAAATTGTCATGCCAGCTTTACCAGCGAAGTGCGGACATATTCCTGGGTGTGCCATTCAATATTGCATCCTATGCGCTATTAATCCATTTGATCGCACATGAATGTGGTCTTGGTGTCGGTGAATTCGTCCATACACTTGGAGATGCGCATATTTACACGAATCATATCAATCAAGTGAATGAGCAATTGACACGGGAACCCCGACAACTGCCGACGTTGAAGCTGAATATCGAAGGCAAAACAATTTTTGAATTGGAAACGCAAGATATCGAACTGGAAAATTATGAACCACATCCAAAAATTAAAGCACCAATTGCCGTTTAA
- a CDS encoding YpjP family protein has translation MKKWLQKTLIVAVALLTFGAISPNHEIWTNLQDKDVSKHSVGPSRSEDYSIGLADSVTNDSLEDNPESIEELFITSAKKLSYMKFGTKVGPVIADEFDNVIFPKIEEAIQMTLSSSGDLHKRRLAISEKPAGDYSEKIFNVYDIEDRKDLIRFHVRTEKRPQDGYFYNFHYHIADDNFIAHHSIGDIYWAKNTPPKWLS, from the coding sequence ATGAAAAAATGGTTACAGAAAACGCTCATTGTTGCCGTAGCACTCTTGACATTCGGTGCCATTTCACCGAATCATGAAATTTGGACAAACTTGCAAGATAAAGACGTTTCGAAACATTCGGTAGGTCCTTCGCGAAGTGAAGACTATTCTATTGGATTAGCAGATTCGGTAACGAATGATAGTTTAGAAGATAATCCGGAGTCTATAGAAGAATTATTTATCACGTCTGCGAAAAAGTTATCTTATATGAAATTTGGAACTAAGGTTGGACCTGTAATCGCTGATGAATTTGACAATGTCATTTTTCCGAAAATTGAAGAAGCAATTCAAATGACGCTTTCAAGTTCCGGGGATTTACATAAACGACGTCTTGCTATCAGTGAAAAACCCGCAGGAGACTACTCCGAAAAAATATTCAATGTATATGATATCGAAGATAGAAAAGACCTTATTCGTTTTCATGTACGTACTGAAAAGAGGCCGCAAGACGGCTATTTCTACAACTTCCACTATCACATTGCTGATGATAATTTTATAGCTCATCATTCAATCGGAGACATCTATTGGGCAAAAAACACGCCACCTAAGTGGCTATCTTAA
- a CDS encoding class I SAM-dependent methyltransferase, with the protein MSTVITTAGRPDDYSLKLAVKASEILGFPIVERKKQSVSRIQSTHGSDVIVAGKNRYDFYRIGMDEPFFFHPNSAAFRLKRLVNGETDPLIDITQLQKNDSFLDCTLGLGSDSIIASFITGENGKVFGIEADPAIAFITDQGLRSFPSESEQLVQAMNRIEVIQSEAVEFLRQQVDSSWDIVYMDPMFQTPIVESSNFTRLRQAGLHSSLTDEWIEQALRVCKRRIVVKDQFDSPIFKRFHMEQKIRPNTKFHFAFIEK; encoded by the coding sequence ATGAGTACTGTCATCACGACCGCAGGCAGACCTGATGATTACTCTTTGAAACTTGCGGTAAAAGCATCTGAAATTCTTGGTTTTCCGATTGTCGAACGTAAAAAACAATCGGTATCCCGGATACAAAGTACGCATGGATCAGACGTTATTGTAGCGGGAAAAAACCGGTATGATTTCTATCGTATCGGAATGGATGAACCGTTTTTCTTTCATCCTAATTCTGCAGCGTTCAGATTGAAAAGGTTAGTGAACGGCGAAACAGACCCGTTAATCGACATAACTCAATTACAAAAAAATGATTCATTTCTCGATTGTACACTCGGGCTCGGCTCTGACAGTATTATTGCTTCATTTATCACTGGTGAAAACGGCAAAGTATTTGGCATTGAAGCAGATCCAGCTATCGCATTCATAACCGACCAAGGTCTTCGTTCGTTCCCATCAGAATCAGAGCAACTTGTTCAGGCTATGAATCGAATCGAAGTCATTCAGTCGGAAGCAGTTGAGTTTTTGAGGCAACAAGTCGATTCGTCATGGGATATTGTCTACATGGACCCGATGTTTCAGACGCCAATTGTAGAATCGTCAAATTTTACACGACTGCGTCAAGCTGGCTTGCATAGTTCACTTACAGATGAATGGATAGAACAAGCACTTCGTGTATGTAAGCGGCGTATTGTCGTAAAAGACCAGTTTGATTCACCTATATTCAAACGATTTCATATGGAACAAAAAATTAGGCCAAACACAAAGTTCCATTTCGCTTTTATCGAAAAATGA
- a CDS encoding BrxA/BrxB family bacilliredoxin, with amino-acid sequence MNAYDDYMKGIVKPMREELSQNGFTELTTAEDVEETMKSIEGTALVVINSVCGCAAGLARPAVREAIQEAEHKPDHLLTVFAGQDKEATAMMRDHFPEVPPSSPSIALWKDGALAYFIPREQIENFEMEQIKDHLSEVLGQVCK; translated from the coding sequence ATGAATGCATACGATGATTACATGAAGGGCATCGTGAAACCGATGCGTGAAGAACTTTCACAAAATGGATTTACGGAACTAACGACTGCTGAGGATGTTGAAGAAACGATGAAGTCAATTGAGGGAACAGCGCTAGTTGTTATCAATTCGGTTTGTGGGTGTGCCGCAGGTCTTGCGCGTCCAGCAGTGAGAGAAGCAATACAGGAAGCCGAACATAAACCAGATCACTTGTTGACAGTATTTGCAGGACAAGATAAAGAAGCGACAGCTATGATGCGGGATCATTTCCCAGAAGTACCGCCGAGTTCACCTTCAATTGCACTATGGAAAGATGGGGCGCTTGCGTACTTTATCCCGCGGGAACAAATCGAGAATTTTGAGATGGAGCAAATTAAAGATCATCTGTCAGAAGTACTTGGCCAAGTTTGTAAGTAA